A region from the Sandaracinus amylolyticus genome encodes:
- a CDS encoding MlaD family protein, which yields MNSGRSTEFKVGIFVTLALVIGAALVFTLGNRSALFASRLEFRTVFANVSGLRPGSPIRLAGIEVGTVSAINFTDNGELEVVLEVREDVHHLVTSPTDPATGAGGTVATLGSKGLLGDMLVDLSPGRGEPLPAGAMIPSQETGGIFGALSSAGELMEDARPAVENVREFTETLADEDFRRDLHAISHNVAELTRMLAEEDGTIPRLIRDPQLADRVESTLGSVQVATSELAQTARNVRAITNEIRDGDGTAHELIYGETGTRLVSNLADTAGEAATILRDIRTGDGNAHELLYGDSAGDLISNLTAISGDLRAVMADVRAGRGTIGGLLVDPSIYEDIKRITGNLERNDILRALVRYSIREDEARDPAPRPEPQPE from the coding sequence ATGAATTCAGGCCGCTCCACCGAGTTCAAGGTCGGCATCTTCGTCACACTCGCGCTCGTCATCGGTGCCGCGCTCGTCTTCACGCTCGGCAACCGCAGCGCGCTCTTCGCTTCACGGCTCGAGTTCCGCACGGTGTTCGCCAACGTCTCGGGCCTGCGCCCGGGATCGCCGATCCGCCTCGCGGGCATCGAGGTCGGCACCGTCTCCGCCATCAACTTCACCGACAACGGTGAGCTCGAGGTCGTGCTCGAGGTGCGCGAGGACGTGCACCACCTCGTCACCTCGCCCACCGATCCCGCGACCGGCGCCGGCGGCACCGTCGCGACGCTCGGCAGCAAGGGCCTGCTCGGCGACATGCTCGTCGATCTCTCGCCCGGTCGCGGCGAGCCGCTGCCCGCGGGCGCGATGATCCCGAGCCAGGAGACCGGCGGCATCTTCGGCGCGCTCTCGAGCGCGGGCGAGCTCATGGAGGACGCGCGCCCCGCCGTCGAGAACGTCCGCGAGTTCACCGAGACGCTCGCCGACGAGGACTTCCGGCGCGACCTCCACGCGATCAGCCACAACGTCGCGGAGCTCACGCGCATGCTCGCCGAGGAGGACGGGACGATCCCGCGCCTCATCCGCGATCCGCAGCTCGCGGATCGCGTCGAGAGCACGCTCGGCTCGGTGCAGGTCGCGACGTCCGAGCTCGCGCAGACGGCCCGCAACGTGCGCGCGATCACCAACGAGATCCGCGACGGAGACGGCACCGCGCACGAGCTCATCTACGGCGAGACGGGCACGCGCCTGGTGTCGAACCTCGCCGACACCGCGGGCGAGGCCGCGACGATCCTGCGCGACATCCGCACCGGCGACGGCAACGCGCACGAGCTGCTCTACGGCGACTCGGCGGGCGATCTGATCTCGAACCTGACGGCGATCAGCGGCGACCTGCGCGCGGTCATGGCGGACGTGCGCGCGGGCCGCGGCACGATCGGCGGCCTGCTCGTGGATCCGTCGATCTACGAGGACATCAAGCGCATCACCGGCAACCTCGAGCGCAACGACATCCTGCGCGCGCTGGTGCGCTACTCGATCCGCGAGGACGAAGCGCGCGACCCCGCGCCGCGCCCCGAGCCCCAGCCCGAGTGA
- a CDS encoding ABC transporter ATP-binding protein codes for MALIEFRNVRKVFGPKVVYEDLHLDVHAGESLTIIGGSGMGKSVMLKMLIGLLRADGGTITFDGKRIDDKGEREFPAIRRRIGMLFQGAALFDSMSVYDNVAYGLREHERLPENEIEERVAKALEDVGLPGTQRSMPTSLSGGQRKRVGLARAIAIRPQVLLYDEPTTGLDPINTERINQLIVETKKLLNVTSIVVTHDMESAFEISDRIAMIHKGYVVWSGTVDDARSTDNPQVRDFIMGHAPETDDAATLLRYGG; via the coding sequence GTGGCGCTGATCGAGTTCCGCAACGTCCGCAAGGTGTTCGGCCCGAAGGTGGTCTACGAGGATCTGCACCTCGACGTCCACGCGGGCGAGTCGCTCACGATCATCGGCGGCTCGGGCATGGGCAAGAGCGTCATGCTCAAGATGCTGATCGGCCTGCTGCGCGCCGACGGCGGCACCATCACGTTCGACGGGAAGCGCATCGACGACAAGGGCGAGCGCGAGTTCCCCGCGATCCGCCGCCGCATCGGCATGCTCTTCCAGGGCGCGGCGCTCTTCGACTCGATGAGCGTCTACGACAACGTCGCGTACGGCCTGCGCGAGCACGAGCGGCTGCCCGAGAACGAGATCGAGGAGCGCGTCGCCAAGGCGCTCGAGGACGTCGGCCTGCCGGGCACCCAGCGCTCGATGCCGACGTCGCTCTCGGGCGGCCAGCGCAAGCGCGTCGGCCTGGCGCGCGCGATCGCGATCCGCCCGCAGGTGCTGCTCTACGACGAGCCGACGACCGGCCTCGATCCGATCAACACCGAGCGCATCAACCAGCTGATCGTCGAGACCAAGAAGCTGCTCAACGTGACCTCGATCGTCGTCACCCACGACATGGAGAGCGCGTTCGAGATCAGCGATCGCATCGCGATGATCCACAAGGGCTACGTCGTGTGGTCCGGCACCGTCGACGACGCGCGCTCGACCGACAACCCGCAGGTGCGCGACTTCATCATGGGCCACGCGCCCGAGACCGACGACGCCGCGACGCTGCTGCGCTACGGCGGGTGA
- a CDS encoding porin, translating into MRTQFALLLASLAAASLSSIAHAQDALPADADTETTTFDSETRPDAPADEPPPAAPAPAASTPPPVAPAAPPPVAPATPSVAVTAEPGRGLTVSMGDAFSGSIRARLQVRATLRIDDDQVDTGIEIRTARLWWTGHVLHPDVRYGLQLALGANDFEPGNPSPIFDAFLELRQLRELNVRIGQFFVPFDRARTIREFALQTVDRTDVVRELTLDRDVGVVLQSTDFLGLGGALSYFLGVFGGDGRNRLGATPDAGLLYTARVSVRPFGGFDDDSEGDLARSPSPRLAIGAGFGFNHRSDRPRSTTGVPYQFARFDYAHLAGDLVFKWAGVSLLAEIVWRESTSGDFVEQTDADGQVTREYSRSGWGYLAQVGVMLHPMFEIWSRWEQLVAREGTDPALVAQANERGHGLSAGANLYLHGHLLKVQADWSHSFGDDFLVGAHVVRLQLDASF; encoded by the coding sequence ATGCGTACGCAATTCGCTCTTCTGCTCGCCTCGCTCGCGGCCGCTTCGCTCTCGTCGATCGCGCACGCGCAGGACGCGCTCCCAGCCGACGCGGACACCGAGACCACGACCTTCGACAGCGAGACGCGACCCGACGCCCCGGCCGACGAGCCCCCGCCCGCCGCGCCTGCGCCCGCCGCGAGCACCCCGCCTCCCGTCGCACCGGCCGCGCCGCCGCCCGTCGCGCCCGCGACGCCGTCGGTCGCCGTCACCGCCGAGCCCGGCCGCGGCCTCACCGTCTCGATGGGCGATGCCTTCTCCGGCTCGATCCGCGCGCGCCTCCAGGTGCGCGCGACGCTGCGCATCGACGACGATCAGGTCGACACCGGCATCGAGATCCGCACCGCGCGCCTGTGGTGGACCGGCCACGTGCTGCACCCCGACGTGCGCTACGGCCTGCAGCTCGCGCTCGGCGCCAACGACTTCGAGCCCGGCAACCCGAGTCCGATCTTCGACGCGTTCCTCGAGCTGCGCCAGCTGCGCGAGCTCAACGTGCGCATCGGTCAGTTCTTCGTGCCCTTCGATCGCGCGCGCACCATCCGCGAGTTCGCGCTGCAGACCGTCGATCGCACCGACGTCGTCCGCGAGCTCACGCTCGATCGCGACGTCGGCGTCGTGCTGCAGTCGACCGACTTCCTCGGCCTCGGCGGCGCGCTCTCGTACTTCCTCGGCGTGTTCGGCGGCGACGGTCGCAACCGGCTCGGCGCGACGCCCGACGCGGGCCTGCTCTACACCGCGCGCGTCTCGGTGCGCCCGTTCGGCGGCTTCGACGACGACAGCGAGGGCGACCTCGCGCGCAGCCCGAGTCCGCGTCTCGCGATCGGCGCCGGCTTCGGCTTCAACCACCGCAGCGATCGCCCGCGCTCCACGACGGGCGTGCCGTACCAGTTCGCGCGCTTCGACTACGCGCACCTCGCGGGCGATCTCGTCTTCAAGTGGGCGGGCGTCTCGCTGCTCGCGGAGATCGTCTGGCGCGAGTCGACGAGCGGCGACTTCGTCGAGCAGACCGACGCCGACGGCCAGGTCACGCGCGAGTACTCGCGCTCGGGCTGGGGCTACCTCGCGCAGGTCGGCGTGATGCTCCATCCGATGTTCGAGATCTGGTCGCGCTGGGAGCAGCTCGTCGCGCGCGAGGGCACCGACCCGGCGCTCGTCGCGCAAGCGAACGAGCGCGGCCACGGCCTCTCGGCAGGCGCGAACCTCTACCTGCACGGCCACCTGCTCAAGGTGCAGGCCGACTGGTCGCACTCGTTCGGCGACGACTTCCTCGTCGGCGCGCACGTCGTGCGCCTGCAGCTCGACGCGAGCTTCTGA
- a CDS encoding VWA domain-containing protein: MSKRFIQHRSWFVLAIAAAVVGCGGLRVAMVDSAYQRPSNVAVYFTVDTAGGDPVGGLQATDFRIYEDGQLVSPTESEQTIVNPEVAAEHYTLLLVDMSGSVVESDQVPALQQAATEFTAQLEGHQKVAVYAFDGAEDLYAIADFTSGGGAQGAIGRLGSFRPRDPSTNLHGAVVQGIAVLDAELARSRVPLRFGTIVVFTDGSDRAARITRNEMGRAIDASPYDIFAIGVGSEIDEGTLGAVGRDGYVLVEDTAAVTQAFQQIGAHILAMTQRFYLLSYCSPARAGTHEVTVEAVTPDARGSLTYEFDATGFGPDCNPSRPPPFAIGNARNTRTRPRAERGARIEVRATAQ; the protein is encoded by the coding sequence GTGTCCAAGCGCTTCATCCAACATCGTTCGTGGTTCGTGCTGGCGATCGCGGCAGCGGTCGTCGGCTGTGGTGGGCTCCGGGTCGCGATGGTCGACTCGGCGTACCAGCGTCCCAGCAACGTCGCCGTCTACTTCACGGTCGACACCGCGGGTGGCGATCCCGTCGGCGGCCTGCAGGCGACCGACTTCCGCATCTACGAGGACGGGCAGCTCGTCTCGCCCACCGAGAGCGAGCAGACGATCGTCAATCCCGAGGTCGCCGCCGAGCACTACACGCTGCTGCTCGTCGACATGAGCGGCAGCGTCGTCGAGAGCGATCAGGTGCCCGCGCTGCAGCAGGCGGCGACGGAGTTCACCGCGCAGCTCGAGGGGCACCAGAAGGTCGCCGTCTACGCGTTCGACGGTGCCGAGGATCTCTACGCGATCGCCGACTTCACCTCGGGCGGCGGCGCGCAGGGCGCGATCGGGCGGCTCGGATCGTTCCGTCCTCGCGATCCGTCGACGAACCTCCACGGCGCGGTGGTGCAGGGCATCGCGGTGCTCGACGCGGAGCTCGCGCGCTCGCGCGTGCCGCTGCGCTTCGGGACGATCGTCGTGTTCACCGACGGCAGCGATCGCGCCGCGCGCATCACGCGCAACGAGATGGGGCGCGCCATCGACGCGTCGCCCTACGACATCTTCGCGATCGGCGTCGGCAGCGAGATCGACGAGGGCACCCTCGGCGCGGTCGGCCGCGACGGCTACGTGCTCGTCGAGGACACCGCCGCCGTCACCCAGGCGTTCCAGCAGATCGGCGCGCACATCCTCGCGATGACCCAGCGCTTCTACCTGCTGAGCTACTGCAGCCCGGCGCGCGCGGGCACGCACGAGGTGACGGTCGAGGCGGTCACGCCCGACGCACGCGGCTCGCTGACCTACGAGTTCGACGCGACGGGCTTCGGCCCCGACTGCAACCCGAGCCGGCCGCCGCCGTTCGCGATCGGCAACGCGCGCAACACGCGCACCCGCCCGCGCGCCGAGCGCGGCGCCCGCATCGAGGTGCGCGCCACGGCGCAGTGA